A window of Sutcliffiella cohnii contains these coding sequences:
- a CDS encoding LytR/AlgR family response regulator transcription factor: MKVGLVDDRQIDLDKLHAIVQTIPNIEIIFATTSADKAYEHIKKEDIDVLIADIEMPNLSGYELADIIHTHALNITVIFVTGTSGYAVHAFELNVHDYIMKPYPKERLIKSVERLLEKTKSAEITGRLYLKQKNDIHILQKKDIIFIERSGRSTTIYTKAEAITTYLTLNELEGELRERDFIRSHRSFIINIHYVKNFSLYAKNSYVVSFDGIEQKAMITKEKVNFLQEYYF, translated from the coding sequence ATGAAGGTTGGACTAGTAGATGATAGACAAATAGACTTAGATAAATTGCATGCTATCGTACAGACGATCCCTAATATCGAAATTATATTTGCTACAACATCTGCCGATAAAGCATATGAGCATATAAAAAAAGAAGACATTGATGTATTAATCGCTGACATTGAAATGCCTAATCTGTCTGGTTATGAACTAGCAGATATCATTCATACACACGCACTGAATATTACGGTCATTTTCGTAACGGGGACAAGTGGCTACGCGGTCCATGCTTTTGAATTAAATGTGCATGATTATATTATGAAACCATACCCGAAAGAAAGATTAATTAAATCCGTTGAACGCCTTTTAGAAAAGACGAAGTCAGCAGAAATTACTGGCAGACTTTACCTTAAACAAAAAAACGATATTCATATTTTACAAAAAAAGGACATCATTTTCATTGAACGGTCAGGTCGCTCCACAACGATATACACGAAAGCAGAAGCGATAACGACGTATTTAACACTCAATGAATTGGAAGGTGAACTAAGAGAACGTGACTTTATCCGCTCACACCGTTCCTTTATTATAAACATTCATTACGTTAAAAACTTTTCACTTTACGCAAAAAATTCCTACGTAGTCTCATTTGATGGAATAGAGCAAAAAGCAATGATAACGAAGGAGAAAGTCAACTTTTTACAAGAATATTATTTTTAA
- a CDS encoding ATP-binding cassette domain-containing protein, with protein sequence MIEIQNITKTFQDKKKYVTALNHVSLSISKGQVVGLLGENGAGKTTLLRSVATLLAPTEGNITVANFDTVKEANEIKRKIGVLFGGETGLYDRLTAKENLEYFAMLYGLSKHETKVRIETLAKMFGMKDYLNRKVGGFSKGMRQKVAIARTLIHNPEIILFDEPTTGLDITSSNVFRQLVHQLKREGKTIIFSSHIMDEVSLLCDSVAMIHKGELVYYGDLDELYRKEGTNDLNYIFMSKLVRGNDTNAS encoded by the coding sequence ATGATAGAAATACAAAATATAACGAAAACATTTCAAGATAAAAAGAAATACGTAACGGCATTAAATCACGTCTCTCTATCAATCTCTAAAGGTCAAGTGGTAGGGTTGTTAGGTGAAAATGGAGCAGGTAAAACTACGCTGTTACGATCAGTAGCAACGTTGTTGGCACCAACAGAAGGGAATATTACTGTAGCTAACTTTGACACTGTGAAGGAAGCGAATGAAATTAAACGAAAAATAGGAGTACTATTCGGTGGAGAGACTGGCCTTTATGACCGTCTTACTGCTAAAGAGAACTTAGAATACTTCGCGATGTTGTACGGGTTAAGTAAACATGAAACTAAGGTGCGAATTGAGACCTTAGCAAAAATGTTTGGAATGAAAGATTATTTAAATCGTAAAGTTGGCGGTTTTTCTAAAGGGATGCGTCAAAAGGTAGCGATTGCTCGAACGTTAATTCATAATCCGGAAATTATTTTATTTGATGAACCGACAACCGGTCTTGATATAACATCATCCAATGTGTTTCGTCAGTTAGTACATCAGCTGAAACGAGAAGGGAAAACAATTATTTTCTCGAGTCATATTATGGATGAAGTTTCGCTACTTTGCGATTCAGTCGCAATGATTCACAAAGGTGAACTCGTCTATTACGGTGATTTAGACGAACTGTACCGTAAAGAAGGTACAAATGATCTAAACTATATCTTTATGAGTAAGCTAGTAAGGGGGAACGATACAAATGCTTCGTAA